From a region of the [Eubacterium] eligens ATCC 27750 genome:
- a CDS encoding ABC transporter ATP-binding protein — translation MHMDIILSAKGISKTYTAGQVKINALNQCDIEVRKGEFTAIVGKSGSGKSTLLRILGTIDKPDEGKVYIEGKEIDNLKNSELAKFRRTHIGFIYQDYKLIPEYTAYENIILPLILDSEQADEEKVTELMESLGIDYCKDKFPAQMSGGEQQRVAIARALITHPSVIFADEPTGNLDAASAETVAQMLTLAASKYQQTIVMVTHDRQMAEYADRILTITDGNVTGGVGV, via the coding sequence ATGCATATGGACATAATATTAAGCGCAAAAGGTATATCTAAAACTTACACAGCAGGACAGGTAAAGATTAATGCGCTGAACCAGTGTGATATTGAAGTAAGAAAGGGCGAATTTACTGCAATTGTCGGAAAGAGTGGTTCAGGCAAGTCAACACTGTTAAGAATTCTTGGAACTATAGACAAGCCAGATGAGGGAAAGGTGTACATAGAAGGAAAAGAGATTGATAATCTTAAGAATTCAGAACTGGCAAAATTCAGACGCACGCATATTGGGTTCATATATCAGGATTATAAGCTGATTCCTGAATATACAGCATATGAAAATATAATACTTCCGTTAATTCTTGACAGTGAGCAAGCTGATGAGGAGAAAGTCACTGAATTAATGGAATCACTTGGCATAGATTACTGTAAGGATAAATTTCCTGCACAGATGTCAGGTGGTGAACAGCAGAGAGTTGCAATCGCAAGGGCACTGATTACACATCCGTCAGTTATATTCGCTGATGAACCGACAGGAAATCTTGACGCGGCGAGTGCAGAAACAGTTGCCCAAATGCTTACTCTGGCAGCGTCTAAGTATCAGCAGACTATTGTTATGGTTACACATGACAGGCAGATGGCAGAATATGCAGACCGCATACTCACAATCACAGATGGAAATGTGACAGGGGGTGTGGGGGTATGA
- a CDS encoding sensor histidine kinase — protein sequence MDNMVKKKLSAFRKRQTVFVIIYGLINAAVIAGIIVYYRLKEQALAGALYLHDNAYGETFVRKMFSSGITDNNIRAGRTAMESAGYGSHGFSYMSRLNGEMYALIAMIAVLLIALGSGLYNCYRLGHKDFVKKVCDVYADNERLSKQLENEHIYNKEQHQKMQDFIENIAHQINTPLAIITMKLEMLEEKCDDSPQCKEIADCTGNAFRIKTFIKKLLDISRFEAGKVVMTSDEVDVAAILQESINSSVVDRNRIVMDYGNEKLCMYADEGWIVECFINLLDNCAEYLADDNTKVYVDVTRKNDDCVVTIADNGKGLSTEQFNSIFNRFETNGSAADFKAGIGLNLSKLIVQAHHGSIKAGNSEKYGGAEFVVTLPMYRLKTKYQSM from the coding sequence ATGGATAATATGGTCAAGAAGAAACTGTCTGCATTCAGGAAAAGACAGACTGTTTTCGTTATTATATATGGATTGATTAATGCGGCTGTTATAGCCGGAATTATAGTGTATTACAGACTTAAAGAGCAGGCATTGGCAGGTGCATTGTATTTACATGATAATGCATATGGTGAAACATTTGTACGAAAAATGTTTTCATCAGGGATAACGGATAACAATATCAGAGCAGGTAGAACAGCCATGGAAAGTGCCGGATACGGCAGCCATGGTTTTTCGTATATGAGCAGACTTAATGGGGAAATGTACGCTTTAATAGCAATGATAGCTGTCCTTTTAATTGCACTCGGTTCAGGATTATATAACTGTTACAGACTTGGACATAAGGACTTTGTAAAGAAAGTGTGCGATGTATATGCAGATAACGAGAGGCTTTCTAAGCAGTTAGAGAATGAACACATTTATAATAAAGAGCAGCATCAGAAGATGCAGGATTTTATTGAGAATATTGCACATCAGATTAATACGCCGCTGGCAATTATAACTATGAAGCTGGAAATGCTTGAGGAAAAATGTGATGACAGTCCGCAGTGTAAGGAGATAGCTGATTGTACAGGTAATGCGTTCAGAATCAAAACATTTATAAAGAAGCTGCTTGACATAAGCCGCTTTGAGGCTGGAAAAGTTGTTATGACAAGTGATGAGGTTGATGTTGCGGCAATACTTCAGGAAAGCATTAACAGCAGTGTAGTCGACAGAAATAGAATTGTTATGGATTATGGCAATGAAAAATTATGTATGTACGCAGATGAAGGCTGGATTGTCGAGTGTTTCATTAATCTTCTCGACAACTGTGCAGAATATTTAGCAGATGACAATACTAAGGTATATGTTGATGTAACAAGAAAGAATGATGACTGCGTAGTTACGATTGCTGATAATGGCAAAGGATTAAGTACGGAGCAGTTTAACAGTATATTTAACAGATTTGAAACTAATGGCAGTGCGGCGGATTTTAAGGCGGGTATAGGACTTAATCTGTCAAAGCTTATTGTGCAGGCACATCATGGAAGCATAAAGGCTGGTAACAGTGAAAAATATGGTGGAGCTGAATTCGTTGTGACACTCCCGATGTACAGATTAAAAACAAAATATCAGTCCATGTAA
- a CDS encoding response regulator transcription factor — translation MIAVVEDEKELCESLKLLLIDKGYEIVTAGSCGEADKFIGNPQIDMFLLDVKLPDGSGFDICRKIRKSSEVPVIFLTSCDNEEEIVTGLDIGADDYITKPFYTKELLSRISANLRRSKFNAGYIYKKGDIVVDFDRYKISRQGDELNISTNEFDIVKMLIENKGRVVRRDAIYEKIWDIHGNFVEYNTLTVAMSRIKAKLGTYGEKHQQYIETIRNVGYRWID, via the coding sequence ATGATAGCTGTTGTTGAAGATGAGAAGGAATTATGTGAAAGCCTTAAGCTTTTATTGATTGATAAGGGGTATGAGATAGTTACTGCCGGAAGCTGCGGTGAGGCAGATAAATTTATTGGCAATCCGCAGATAGATATGTTTCTGTTGGATGTCAAACTGCCTGATGGAAGCGGGTTTGATATATGCAGGAAGATAAGAAAATCAAGCGAAGTGCCGGTTATATTCTTAACCTCATGTGATAATGAGGAAGAGATAGTTACAGGGCTTGATATAGGTGCAGATGATTATATAACAAAGCCGTTTTATACGAAGGAGCTGCTTTCAAGAATAAGTGCCAACTTAAGAAGAAGCAAGTTCAATGCAGGATATATCTATAAGAAAGGTGATATTGTCGTTGATTTTGACAGATATAAGATAAGCCGTCAGGGTGATGAACTAAATATATCGACTAATGAATTCGATATTGTAAAAATGCTTATAGAGAATAAAGGCAGAGTCGTAAGGCGTGATGCTATATATGAGAAAATATGGGATATTCACGGTAATTTCGTTGAATATAACACACTTACCGTTGCGATGAGCAGAATAAAAGCAAAGCTTGGAACATATGGTGAGAAGCATCAGCAATACATTGAGACTATAAGAAATGTGGGCTACAGGTGGATTGACTAA
- a CDS encoding cellulase family glycosylhydrolase, with product MMNKKKLCIIIVIAIIVTGLAVTFAVLSKSGKHKENVNEETTVNNEKQTDSVTEAAKADERKQVQTSVTMQFKQSNSWEGNGRFYAQYDLIIDNKEDVKISDWTFKINTTNGTTLEQSWNCTVDTSDLQWSVVPVDYNKIIESQAQMNNVGFIISFASKEELKKYTLDFKLESGMEIVLADDGKAYKAGEEIADSSEESTVVENTASGDDTAQPGGSDSGNDSGNNSDTGSNAGIVTTVPTGRLQVSGTKLTDESGNIIQLRGVSTHGISWFPDYVNYDAFATLRDDWGANVVRIAMYPEEYNGYLSGGDKAALKQIIDNGVNYATELGMYVIIDWHVLNYAPSRHTQEACDFFAEMASKYSGHDNVIYEICNEPVGADWNSDIKPYAETVIGTIRQFDDHALILVGTNTWSQDVDSVVGNTLDDGNVMYVAHFYAGTHKENIRNKISTALNAGVPVFISECSICDASGNGGIDYASANEWLDFMNSNQLSFIAWSLSNKAETSALISSGCSAKSGWSDGDLSETGRWFKSAISGR from the coding sequence ATGATGAATAAAAAGAAATTATGTATAATAATAGTTATAGCTATAATTGTAACAGGATTAGCTGTTACATTTGCAGTATTATCAAAATCAGGTAAACATAAAGAAAATGTTAATGAAGAAACTACAGTGAATAACGAGAAACAGACAGATTCTGTGACAGAGGCAGCTAAGGCAGATGAGAGAAAACAGGTACAGACATCTGTAACAATGCAGTTTAAGCAGTCTAATTCATGGGAGGGCAATGGCAGATTCTATGCACAGTACGACCTTATTATTGATAATAAGGAGGATGTAAAGATATCAGACTGGACATTTAAGATTAATACTACCAATGGCACTACATTGGAGCAGAGCTGGAATTGTACAGTTGATACTTCGGATTTACAATGGAGTGTCGTGCCGGTTGATTATAATAAGATAATTGAGAGTCAGGCGCAGATGAATAATGTGGGCTTTATTATCAGTTTCGCGTCTAAGGAGGAGCTTAAGAAATATACACTTGATTTCAAGCTGGAATCGGGAATGGAGATAGTGCTTGCTGATGATGGAAAGGCATATAAAGCGGGAGAAGAAATTGCAGATTCAAGTGAAGAATCAACAGTGGTGGAAAATACAGCATCAGGAGATGATACAGCACAGCCGGGTGGAAGTGATTCTGGAAATGATTCAGGAAATAACTCTGATACAGGAAGCAATGCAGGCATAGTCACAACAGTTCCAACAGGAAGACTTCAGGTATCCGGCACGAAATTAACTGACGAATCAGGTAACATTATCCAGCTAAGAGGGGTAAGTACACACGGAATATCATGGTTTCCAGACTATGTTAATTATGATGCATTTGCAACCTTAAGGGACGATTGGGGTGCAAATGTAGTGAGAATTGCTATGTATCCTGAAGAATATAATGGATATCTTTCAGGTGGAGACAAAGCGGCATTAAAGCAGATTATTGATAACGGTGTTAATTATGCAACAGAGCTTGGAATGTATGTAATCATAGACTGGCATGTGCTTAATTATGCACCATCAAGACACACACAGGAGGCATGTGATTTCTTTGCAGAAATGGCATCTAAGTATTCAGGCCATGACAATGTAATATATGAAATATGTAATGAACCTGTTGGTGCTGACTGGAATTCAGACATTAAGCCATATGCAGAGACTGTAATAGGCACAATAAGACAATTCGACGATCATGCACTTATACTTGTAGGAACTAACACATGGTCACAGGATGTTGACAGCGTTGTTGGCAATACGCTTGATGATGGAAATGTTATGTATGTGGCACATTTTTATGCAGGAACACATAAAGAAAATATAAGAAATAAGATAAGCACAGCACTTAATGCAGGAGTTCCAGTGTTTATCAGTGAATGTAGTATATGTGACGCATCAGGCAATGGTGGAATAGATTATGCATCTGCCAACGAGTGGCTTGACTTCATGAACAGCAATCAGCTGAGTTTTATTGCATGGAGTCTTAGCAATAAGGCAGAGACATCAGCACTTATATCATCTGGCTGCAGTGCCAAGAGCGGCTGGAGTGATGGTGATTTGTCTGAGACGGGAAGATGGTTTAAGAGTGCGATATCGGGAAGGTGA
- a CDS encoding citrate/2-methylcitrate synthase, which produces MNNMDNYMEQMAVLCENNDSINKNLYSEYGVKRGLRDENGQGVLTGLTNISDIKAFEYRDGKKCPCDGELSYRGYNIRDFVAGSKGKKYVFEEGAYLLLFGELPDNDQLKEFRDELSECMKLPTNFTRDVIMKAPTADIMGSMTRSILTLGSYDKKKDNLDIPNVLRQSMQLIATFPMIAAYAYHAYNHYEKDQSMYIHRPEKELSIAENFLRMLRPDTCFTDLEARVLDIALLLHMEHGGGNNSTFTTRVVTSSGSDTYSVIAAAMSSLKGKKHGGANLMVMNMMDDIKEHVKDYADEEEIAAYLDKLLNKQAFDKKGLIYGMGHAVYSISDPREKVFKGFVEQLATDKGRNEDMLLYNNIEKIAPRLIAEQRKIYKGVSPNIDFYSGFVYDMLDIPRELYTPLFAIARIVGWSAHRLEELITTDKIIRPAYKSLVTKKEYIDREKR; this is translated from the coding sequence ATGAACAATATGGATAATTACATGGAGCAGATGGCGGTTCTTTGTGAAAACAATGACAGTATCAACAAGAACCTGTATTCGGAGTATGGCGTAAAGCGTGGATTACGAGATGAAAATGGTCAGGGAGTATTGACAGGGCTTACTAATATATCTGACATAAAGGCTTTTGAATACCGTGATGGTAAAAAGTGTCCATGTGATGGAGAACTGTCATACAGAGGATACAATATAAGAGATTTTGTTGCAGGAAGCAAAGGGAAAAAGTATGTTTTTGAAGAAGGAGCATATCTGCTTTTGTTTGGAGAACTTCCTGACAATGACCAGTTAAAGGAATTCCGTGATGAGTTATCAGAGTGTATGAAGCTGCCAACTAATTTTACAAGAGATGTTATAATGAAGGCTCCTACAGCGGATATAATGGGCTCAATGACCAGGAGTATTCTGACTCTTGGCTCATATGATAAGAAAAAAGACAACTTAGATATACCTAATGTGTTAAGACAGAGTATGCAGCTTATTGCAACATTTCCGATGATTGCAGCATATGCATATCATGCTTATAATCATTACGAGAAGGATCAGAGCATGTATATTCACAGACCAGAAAAGGAATTATCTATAGCAGAGAATTTCCTGAGAATGCTTAGACCAGATACATGTTTTACAGATTTGGAAGCACGGGTTCTTGATATTGCATTACTGCTGCATATGGAACATGGTGGTGGTAATAACTCTACATTTACTACAAGAGTTGTAACATCCTCTGGTTCTGATACATATTCTGTTATTGCCGCAGCTATGTCATCATTAAAAGGAAAGAAACATGGTGGCGCTAATCTTATGGTTATGAATATGATGGATGATATTAAGGAGCATGTTAAAGATTATGCAGATGAAGAAGAAATAGCTGCATATCTGGATAAATTGCTTAACAAGCAGGCATTTGACAAAAAAGGTCTTATATATGGTATGGGACATGCAGTATATTCTATCTCAGACCCAAGAGAGAAAGTGTTTAAGGGATTCGTGGAGCAGCTTGCAACAGATAAGGGGCGCAATGAAGATATGCTTTTATATAATAATATTGAAAAAATTGCACCAAGGCTTATTGCAGAACAGAGAAAAATATATAAGGGAGTAAGTCCTAATATAGATTTCTATAGTGGATTTGTATATGATATGCTTGATATACCAAGAGAGTTATATACACCTTTATTTGCTATAGCCCGAATAGTTGGCTGGAGTGCACACAGACTGGAAGAATTAATAACTACAGATAAGATAATACGTCCTGCATATAAGAGTCTTGTAACTAAAAAAGAATATATTGACAGAGAAAAAAGATAA
- a CDS encoding MATE family efflux transporter, with product MKNNNMTRNLGEGNISKLLASLAIPAVVAQVVNLLYNIVDRVYIGHIPGIGANALTGVGLFTPILMLINAFAMLAGSGGAPRAAIFMGKKDNDTAERIIGNCFTFIMICAVVLTAVFYVSAPQLLRWFGASDATLPYALSYARIYILGSIFVLIVMAMNMFITTQGFAKISMLTTVIGAVINIVLDPIFIFVFNMGVRGAALATVLSQAVGAVWILHFLTGNKTILRLKKANLRLDAKIIGPCLALGISTFVMLSTESILSISFTSSLSRYGGDLAVGAMTIITSTNQLIVMPLQGICQGGQPVISYNYGAKNNDRVKKAFFTQFKACVIFTCISWAIMMLTPQLFAGIFTSDKVLVNYTAWALRIYMAGIFAMGFQVSCQQSFMALGQAKVSLILACLRKLILLIPLIFILPLIFQDKVFAVFLAEPVSDIIAAIVTTIVFMFKFNNILSENE from the coding sequence ATGAAGAATAATAATATGACAAGAAATCTTGGAGAGGGAAATATATCAAAGCTTCTTGCTTCGCTTGCAATTCCTGCAGTTGTGGCACAGGTTGTTAATCTGCTGTATAACATAGTTGACCGTGTATATATAGGACATATTCCGGGTATTGGGGCTAATGCTCTTACAGGGGTCGGACTTTTTACTCCTATACTTATGCTTATTAATGCATTCGCAATGCTCGCCGGTTCAGGAGGAGCACCAAGGGCAGCAATATTTATGGGAAAGAAGGACAATGATACAGCTGAGAGAATTATAGGAAACTGTTTTACATTTATAATGATATGTGCGGTTGTATTGACGGCGGTGTTTTATGTATCAGCACCACAGCTTTTAAGATGGTTTGGCGCAAGTGATGCAACGCTTCCATATGCTTTGTCATATGCAAGAATATATATTCTTGGAAGCATATTTGTCCTGATTGTTATGGCAATGAATATGTTTATCACAACACAGGGGTTTGCTAAGATCAGCATGCTGACTACAGTAATTGGTGCAGTGATTAATATTGTTCTGGATCCTATATTTATATTTGTATTTAATATGGGAGTAAGAGGAGCAGCACTGGCAACAGTGCTTAGTCAGGCTGTCGGAGCTGTGTGGATTCTGCATTTTCTGACGGGTAACAAGACAATACTGCGTCTTAAGAAAGCTAACCTAAGACTTGATGCGAAGATAATCGGACCGTGTCTTGCACTCGGAATATCAACATTTGTAATGTTATCTACAGAGAGTATTTTGTCAATCAGCTTTACCTCAAGTCTTTCCAGATACGGCGGAGACCTTGCGGTAGGAGCAATGACAATTATAACAAGCACTAATCAGCTTATTGTTATGCCGTTACAGGGAATATGTCAGGGTGGACAGCCGGTTATCAGTTACAACTATGGAGCAAAGAATAATGACAGGGTTAAGAAAGCATTTTTTACGCAGTTTAAAGCATGTGTAATATTCACATGTATAAGCTGGGCAATTATGATGCTTACACCACAGCTGTTTGCCGGTATATTTACAAGTGACAAAGTACTTGTGAATTATACAGCATGGGCATTGAGAATATATATGGCAGGAATATTTGCAATGGGATTCCAGGTAAGCTGTCAGCAGAGTTTTATGGCGTTGGGACAGGCAAAAGTCAGTCTTATACTGGCATGTTTAAGGAAACTTATATTGTTGATACCGCTTATATTCATATTACCATTGATTTTTCAAGATAAAGTATTTGCTGTATTTCTTGCAGAGCCGGTAAGTGATATTATTGCGGCTATTGTAACAACGATAGTATTTATGTTTAAGTTTAATAATATATTATCTGAAAATGAATAA
- the uidA gene encoding beta-glucuronidase, with protein sequence MLYPVLTQSRLLSDLSGVWDFKLDNGKGFEEKWYEKPLKDADTMPVPASYNDLKEGTDFRDHYGWVFYQRNISVPEYVKSQRIVLRCAAVTHYAMIYLNGKLICEHKGGFLPFEVELNDDLQDGDNLLTIAVNNVIDYTTLPVGGKANMMSGMMGGMGAGASDKPQNNPNFDFFNYCGITRPVKIYTTPETYINDITVTADIDFTKEEPSAVLNYNVEIKGKDYNNITCKVELFDEEGTKLSETEGSEGTFEISNVRLWQPLNAYLYKIKVTAGQDVYTLPYGVRSVRVDGTKFLINEKPFYFKGYGKHEDTFPNGRGINLPMNTKDISIMKWQHANSFRTSHYPYSEEMMRLCDEEGIVVIDETTAVGVNLQFGGGANFGGERIGTFDKEHGVQTQEHHKDVIRDLISRDKNHACVVMWSIANEPDSAAEGAYDYFKPLYDLARELDPQKRPCTLVSVQGTTADTDCSSQLSDVICLNRYYGWYFGGPDLEVSEIGLRKELSDWGKLGKPVMFTEYGADTVSGLHDTTSVMYTEEYQVEYYEMNNKVFDEFDFVVGEQAWNFADFATSQSLLRVQGNKKGLFTRDRKPKMVAHYFRNRWSTIPEFGYKTK encoded by the coding sequence ATGTTATATCCAGTTTTAACACAGTCAAGATTATTAAGCGATTTAAGCGGAGTTTGGGATTTTAAGTTAGATAATGGAAAAGGTTTTGAAGAAAAATGGTATGAGAAACCTTTGAAAGATGCGGATACAATGCCTGTGCCAGCTTCTTATAATGATCTTAAGGAGGGAACAGATTTCAGGGATCATTATGGATGGGTATTTTATCAGAGAAATATATCAGTTCCAGAATATGTAAAGAGCCAGAGAATTGTATTACGTTGTGCGGCAGTTACACATTATGCCATGATATATCTCAATGGCAAACTGATATGTGAGCATAAAGGAGGATTTCTTCCATTTGAAGTAGAATTAAATGATGATTTACAGGATGGTGATAATCTCCTTACCATTGCGGTTAATAATGTTATTGATTACACAACTCTGCCAGTTGGTGGTAAGGCTAACATGATGAGTGGAATGATGGGTGGCATGGGTGCAGGTGCATCTGACAAACCACAGAACAATCCTAATTTTGATTTCTTTAATTATTGTGGAATTACAAGACCTGTAAAAATCTATACTACACCTGAGACATATATCAATGATATTACAGTTACAGCTGATATTGATTTCACAAAAGAAGAACCATCGGCAGTACTTAATTACAATGTTGAAATTAAAGGAAAAGATTACAACAACATAACATGTAAAGTTGAATTATTTGATGAAGAAGGCACAAAGCTTTCAGAAACAGAAGGCTCAGAAGGCACATTTGAGATAAGTAATGTAAGATTATGGCAGCCATTAAATGCTTATCTTTATAAGATAAAGGTAACAGCAGGACAGGATGTGTATACACTTCCATATGGTGTAAGAAGTGTAAGAGTAGATGGTACAAAGTTTTTAATTAATGAAAAGCCATTTTATTTTAAAGGCTACGGAAAGCACGAAGATACATTTCCTAATGGCCGTGGAATAAATCTGCCTATGAATACAAAGGATATATCAATTATGAAGTGGCAGCATGCTAACAGCTTCAGAACAAGTCATTATCCTTATAGCGAGGAGATGATGAGACTTTGTGATGAAGAAGGTATTGTTGTTATTGATGAAACAACAGCAGTAGGAGTCAATCTTCAGTTCGGTGGAGGAGCTAATTTTGGTGGAGAGAGAATAGGAACATTTGATAAGGAGCATGGAGTGCAGACACAGGAACACCATAAGGACGTTATCCGTGATTTGATATCAAGAGATAAGAACCATGCATGTGTTGTTATGTGGAGCATAGCTAATGAACCTGATTCAGCAGCAGAAGGTGCATATGACTATTTTAAGCCTTTATATGATCTTGCAAGAGAATTAGATCCTCAGAAACGACCATGTACATTAGTAAGTGTTCAGGGAACAACTGCTGATACAGACTGCTCATCTCAATTAAGTGATGTAATCTGTCTTAACAGATATTATGGATGGTATTTTGGTGGTCCTGATCTTGAGGTGTCAGAGATTGGACTTCGTAAAGAACTTTCAGACTGGGGTAAACTTGGAAAGCCTGTTATGTTCACAGAATATGGAGCTGATACAGTGAGCGGACTCCATGATACAACATCTGTAATGTATACAGAAGAATATCAGGTAGAATATTATGAGATGAATAATAAAGTATTTGATGAATTCGACTTTGTTGTAGGTGAACAGGCATGGAACTTCGCAGACTTTGCAACAAGCCAGAGCCTGTTAAGAGTACAAGGCAATAAGAAGGGACTGTTTACAAGAGACAGAAAACCAAAGATGGTTGCACACTACTTCCGTAACAGATGGAGCACAATTCCTGAATTTGGTTATAAGACCAAATAA
- a CDS encoding MFS transporter translates to MTDNNGKVRPFGIKDKLGYMFGDFGNDFTFLLSAMFLLKFYTDVMGVSAALVGLMMMAARFVDAITDVTMGQIVDRSRPGKKGKFAPWLRRMCGPVALASFLMYATWFKDMPMGFKIFWMFFTYLLWGSICYTGINIPYGSMASAISDNPTDRTSLSNWRTIGATLAQTAIGVVLPLVVYYTDEAGNSVLSGQKMMLGALVCSIGAVICYMLCYKMTTERVKVGQNTQKFSFGELIKELAHNRSLIGIIVCALVFLLAQLSLSNMNAYIYPNYFGNIKAMSIASLSGTIVILLLSTFITKLASKIGKKELSVIGCIISAASFITLFIIHTHNVWIWIALIIIATIGTSMFNMVIWAMITDVIDESEVQNGVRQDGTIYSVYSFARKLGQACSSGLAGVLLSIVGYTTATAFDPKVIDGIYNVTCLMPAAGMTLLLLALIFLYPLNKKRVEANAAKLKEIRATREQQ, encoded by the coding sequence ATGACAGATAACAATGGAAAGGTGAGGCCATTTGGTATAAAAGACAAGCTTGGTTATATGTTTGGTGATTTCGGTAACGATTTTACTTTTTTGTTATCAGCTATGTTTTTGTTGAAGTTTTATACTGATGTTATGGGGGTTTCAGCAGCACTGGTCGGTCTTATGATGATGGCGGCAAGATTTGTTGATGCTATAACTGATGTAACAATGGGACAGATAGTTGACAGGAGCAGACCGGGAAAGAAAGGCAAATTTGCACCATGGCTCAGACGAATGTGCGGTCCTGTTGCGTTAGCATCATTTCTGATGTATGCGACATGGTTTAAAGATATGCCGATGGGATTTAAGATTTTCTGGATGTTTTTTACTTACCTTCTTTGGGGAAGTATATGCTACACAGGAATTAATATTCCTTATGGTTCAATGGCATCAGCGATTTCAGACAATCCGACAGACAGAACTTCTCTTTCTAACTGGAGAACAATAGGAGCTACACTTGCTCAGACTGCGATAGGAGTTGTATTACCACTTGTAGTGTATTATACAGATGAAGCAGGAAATTCAGTATTATCCGGTCAGAAAATGATGCTTGGTGCTTTGGTATGTTCAATAGGAGCCGTAATCTGCTATATGCTTTGCTACAAAATGACAACGGAAAGAGTTAAGGTTGGACAGAACACACAGAAATTCTCGTTTGGAGAGCTTATAAAGGAACTTGCCCATAATAGATCTTTAATAGGCATTATAGTATGTGCATTGGTATTTTTACTTGCACAGTTATCATTAAGTAACATGAACGCATATATTTATCCAAATTATTTTGGCAATATAAAAGCAATGTCGATTGCAAGTCTTTCAGGAACAATAGTAATACTTTTACTTTCAACATTTATTACAAAGCTTGCATCAAAAATTGGAAAGAAAGAATTGTCAGTTATAGGATGTATTATCAGTGCAGCTTCATTTATAACATTATTTATAATTCACACACATAATGTATGGATTTGGATAGCTTTAATAATTATAGCAACAATCGGTACTTCAATGTTTAACATGGTTATATGGGCTATGATTACGGATGTTATCGATGAATCAGAAGTTCAGAATGGTGTACGTCAGGATGGTACAATTTACTCAGTATATTCATTTGCAAGAAAGTTAGGACAGGCATGTTCATCAGGTTTAGCGGGCGTACTTCTTTCGATTGTTGGTTATACAACAGCTACAGCATTTGATCCTAAGGTTATTGACGGAATCTACAATGTGACATGTCTTATGCCGGCAGCCGGAATGACATTATTATTGCTTGCATTAATATTCTTATATCCTTTGAATAAAAAGAGAGTAGAAGCAAATGCAGCTAAGTTAAAAGAAATAAGAGCAACTAGGGAACAGCAGTAA